From Candidatus Nomurabacteria bacterium, one genomic window encodes:
- a CDS encoding cytidylate kinase family protein translates to MEKKHIITISGKPGSGKSSTADRVAELLGYTRHSSGDFVRQILTKKKMTLEEYNKRAVENHEMDHQVDESLRKLREKDDIIVDSRLGFYWIPESFKVYLDLDIELATARIFKDAVTNASRSAVGTSSTSLGTVSRQVRERMLTEQNRFKRLYGVDPYDTNHFDFVLDTSRQNVQSVAIAIFDAYKEWLDAEVWEPRRHEVPLGYSLKNQY, encoded by the coding sequence ACATCATCACGATCTCTGGCAAGCCTGGTAGCGGTAAGTCCTCTACTGCCGACCGTGTGGCAGAACTACTTGGCTACACACGACACTCTTCCGGTGACTTCGTTCGACAGATCCTCACCAAGAAAAAAATGACTCTTGAGGAGTACAATAAGCGCGCAGTTGAGAACCATGAAATGGACCATCAGGTCGACGAGTCCCTTCGCAAACTTCGCGAAAAGGACGATATCATCGTGGACTCACGTCTTGGCTTCTACTGGATCCCTGAATCATTCAAAGTGTACCTCGACCTCGATATCGAACTCGCCACCGCGCGCATCTTCAAAGACGCCGTGACCAACGCCAGCCGCTCGGCGGTCGGTACAAGCAGCACCTCTCTCGGCACCGTATCACGACAAGTACGAGAACGAATGCTCACCGAACAAAATCGTTTTAAACGACTCTATGGTGTCGATCCGTACGACACCAATCACTTTGACTTCGTGCTCGATACTTCACGTCAAAATGTCCAGTCGGTAGCGATCGCTATCTTTGATGCCTATAAGGAATGGCTTGATGCAGAAGTGTGGGAACCGCGACGACACGAGGTACCACTCGGATATTCTTTAAAGAATCAATATTAA